The genomic window GGAAATCCGCGGGCATCGTCGGACCTATATCGGCTCGATGCCGGGTAAGTTGATACAGAAGATGTCCAAGGTCGGCGTGAAAAACCCGCTGTTCCTGCTCGACGAAATCGACAAGATGTCTTCGGATATGCGCGGCGATCCGGCTTCAGCCTTGCTGGAGGTGCTGGATCCGGAACAGAACGTGGCCTTTAACGACCATTACCTGGAAGTGGATTATGATCTCTCCGACGTGATGTTTGTCGCTACCTCGAACTCGATGAATATCCCGGCGCCCCTGCTTGATCGTATGGAAGTGATTCGTCTGTCGGGCTACACCGAAGATGAAAAGCTCAACATAGCCCGTCAGCATCTGCTGCCCAAGCAGCTTGAGCGCAACGCGCTGAAAAAAGGCGAACTGACGGTGGAAGACAGTGCGCTGGTGGGGATTATCCGCTATTACACCCGCGAAGCCGGGGTACGTAGCCTGGAGCGCGAGATCTCCAAACTGTGCCGTAAGGCGGTGAAGACCCTGCTGATGGACAAGAGCACCAAACATATCATCATCAGCGCCGATAACCTGAAAGATTTCCTCGGCGTTCAGCGCTTCGATTACGGCCGTGCGGAAGGCGAGAACCGTATCGGTCAGGTCACCGGTCTGGCGTGGACCGAAGTCGGCGGCGACTTGCTGACCATCGAAACCGCGTGCGTGACTGGCAAGGGCAAACTGACCTATACCGGTTCGCTGGGTGAGGTGATGCAGGAATCCATTCAGGCGGCGTTGACCGTGGTGCGTGCGCGGGCGGACAAGCTGGGTATCAATCCCGATTTCTATGAAAAGCGGGACATTCATGTCCACGTGCCCGAAGGCGCCACGCCCAAGGATGGTCCGAGCGCCGGTATCGCTATGTGTACCGCGCTGGTGTCCTGCCTGACCGGCAATCCGGTCAAAGCCAACGTGGCGATGACCGGTGAAATAACACTGCGCGGTCAGGTACTGCCCATCGGCGGTCTGAAGGAAAAACTGCTGGCGGCGCATCGCGGCGGTATAAAAACCGTGCTGATTCCGTTTGAGAACAAGCGCGACCTGGAAGATATGCCAGCCAACGTGATAAACGACCTGGACATTCATCCGGTACAGCGCATCGACAAAGTCCTGAATCTGGCGCTGCAGAATGCGCCTTTCGGCATCGAAGTGGTGCCCGAAACGTAAAATGAGGGGTTTATGTAAAGTAAACCAGTAAAAAGGGGCTGGCAGGCCATTTCGGACTTGCCAGCCTTTTTTTGTACCGTTAAGTTAGTGGGCTGTTGGGTCGGGGCAGCGGGCAGGTTCAGTCTGTTCCGACATACTGGGTTTGATATAATAGCTGCGCTGTCGCGTTTAAGGAAAAATCCGCCGCGACGAGAATTCAAGAGGGGATGAAAAAGTGAATAAGTCACAACTGATCGACAAAATTGCCGCAGGTGCTGATATTTCCAAAGCGGCCGCCGGACGAGCGCTGGATGCTATCATCGGTTCGGTTACCGAGTCGCTGCAGCAGGGAGATGACGTTGCGCTGGTCGGGTTTGGCACTTTCACCGTGCGCGAGCGTTCCGCCCGCACCGGACGTAATCCGCAAACCGGTAAAGAAATCACCATCGCTGCCGCCAAGGTTCCGGGCTTCCGTGCCGGTAAAGGGCTGAAAGACGCGGTGAACTGATAGCTTTCCCGTTCTCGCCTGTGTCAACTAATACCTGACGCAGTCAGGCGGGTAGGGTAGAATACAAGGCGCATCATCAGGATGCGCTTTTTTTCTGTATTGGCTGACAAGGCAGGGTTGGTGTTGTCAGATAACTAGCGTTAACGCGCAGCTGCTCCCGAGAGCTGCGGCAGGCGGGCAGACCGTTTACCGGCGCAGAGGTTTCATTCATTTACAGCGGAGTGTTGT from Sodalis glossinidius str. 'morsitans' includes these protein-coding regions:
- the lon gene encoding endopeptidase La; amino-acid sequence: MNAERSERIEIPVLPLRDVVVYPHMVIPLFVGREKSIRCLEAAMDSDKKIMLVAQKEASTDEPGINDLFSVGTVSSILQMLKLPDGTVKVLVEGLTRARIKELSDSGDHFSAEVDYFDAPELDEREQEVLVRTAINQFESYIKLNKKIPPEVLTSLNSIDDAARLADTIAAHMPLKLSDKQSVLEMADVTERLEYLMAMMESEIDLLQVEKRIRNRVKKQMEKSQREYYLNEQMKAIQKELGEMDDAPDENEALKRKIEAAKMPQEAREKTEAELQKLRMMSPMSAEATVVRGYIDWMLSVPWHARSKVKKDLVKAQETLDKDHYGLERVKDRILEYLAVQSRISKIKGPILCLVGPPGVGKTSLGQSIAKATGRQYVRMALGGVRDEAEIRGHRRTYIGSMPGKLIQKMSKVGVKNPLFLLDEIDKMSSDMRGDPASALLEVLDPEQNVAFNDHYLEVDYDLSDVMFVATSNSMNIPAPLLDRMEVIRLSGYTEDEKLNIARQHLLPKQLERNALKKGELTVEDSALVGIIRYYTREAGVRSLEREISKLCRKAVKTLLMDKSTKHIIISADNLKDFLGVQRFDYGRAEGENRIGQVTGLAWTEVGGDLLTIETACVTGKGKLTYTGSLGEVMQESIQAALTVVRARADKLGINPDFYEKRDIHVHVPEGATPKDGPSAGIAMCTALVSCLTGNPVKANVAMTGEITLRGQVLPIGGLKEKLLAAHRGGIKTVLIPFENKRDLEDMPANVINDLDIHPVQRIDKVLNLALQNAPFGIEVVPET
- the hupB gene encoding nucleoid-associated protein HU-beta, encoding MNKSQLIDKIAAGADISKAAAGRALDAIIGSVTESLQQGDDVALVGFGTFTVRERSARTGRNPQTGKEITIAAAKVPGFRAGKGLKDAVN